From Etheostoma cragini isolate CJK2018 chromosome 1, CSU_Ecrag_1.0, whole genome shotgun sequence, a single genomic window includes:
- the LOC117953174 gene encoding serine protease 23-like — translation MRSQAAVPRFMSLLFVLFLPPVFSSSSRPLWVLQRVPVVLPQQTDARSAPHFLSPARLDVSSPCGPECHKRAPRPSYWDLRRLMAYETLHSDGHLTETAIGIYGYDPSFNTSPAYASGSSEKAERSHVRRKRQIFGHDGRFSIAGQNFLLKYPFSVAVKLSTGCSGTLVGDRHVLTAAHCVHDGKNYVKGAQKLRVGFLKTKQRDTQASPFYPTSNFTNHVEGGSAPYTSPTNDKMKFQWIRAKRTHVPKGWIKGNANDIGMDYDYALLELKKPHKRRHMKLGVSPPAQRLPGRRVHFSGFDNDRPGKLVYRFCRAGEETSDLLYQHCDAQPGASGSGVYARMWNGRRRRWERKVIGVFSGHQWVEQQGASQEFNVAVRITPLKYAQICYWIKGNFVDCREG, via the exons ATGCGCTCCCAGGCTGCGGTCCCCCG GTTTATGTCCCTTTTATTCGTCCTCTTCCTTCCCcctgttttttcctcttcctcccgtCCCCTGTGGGTTCTACAGCGTGTCCCTGTGGTCCTCCCACAGCAGACGGATGCTCGCTCAGCccctcacttcctgtctccagCCCGCTTGGATGTCAGCTCGCCCTGTGGCCCAGAATGCCACAAAAGGGCCCCTCGCCCAAGCTACTGGGACCTGCGGCGTCTCATGGCCTATGAGACACTACACTCTGATGGTCATCTTACTGAGACCGCCATTGGGATCTATGGCTACGACCCCAGTTTTAACACAAGCCCGGCCTATGCCTCAGGGTCGTCTGAGAAGGCTGAGCGGTCACATGTCAGGAGGAAGCGACAGATCTTTGGCCATGATGGACGTTTTAGCATTGCTGGGCAAAACTTCCTGCTTAAGTATCCCTTCTCTGTGGCCGTCAAACTGTCCACAGGGTGTTCTGGTACATTGGTGGGGGACCGTCATGTTCTCACAGCAGCTCATTGTGTTCATGATGGTAAAAACTATGTGAAAGGAGCCCAGAAGCTCCGGGTTGGGTTTCTAAAAACTAAACAACGAGACACACAGGCTTCTCCCTTTTACCCAACCTCTAACTTCACCAACCATGTGGAGGGTGGCTCTGCTCCTTACACTTCACCAACCAACGACAAAATGAAGTTCCAGTGGATCAGAGCCAAGCGCACCCATGTGCCCAAAGGATGGATTAAAGGGAATGCCAATGACATTGGGATGGACTATGACTATGCTTTGCTTGAACTCAAGAAACCCCACAAACGCCGCCATATGAAGTTAGGAGTCAGTCCCCCAGCTCAGAGGTTGCCAGGTCGACGAGTCCACTTCTCAGGATTTGACAATGACCGTCCGGGCAAGCTGGTGTATCGGTTCTGTCGAGCTGGCGAGGAGACGTCAGACCTGCTGTACCAGCATTGTGATGCTCAGCCCGGTGCCAGCGGGTCCGGAGTCTACGCCCGGATGTGGAATGGGCGGCGACGGCGCTGGGAGCGGAAGGTGATAGGCGTGTTTTCTGGGCATCAGTGGGTGGAGCAACAAGGGGCGTCTCAGGAATTCAATGTAGCTGTGAGAATCACACCCCTGAAATACGCTCAGATCTGCTACTGgataaaaggaaactttgtgGACTGCAGAGAAGGCTAA